Genomic DNA from Manihot esculenta cultivar AM560-2 chromosome 15, M.esculenta_v8, whole genome shotgun sequence:
ttattgtaTGACTCAATGACCAGGATGACCAGACGAGATGGGGTGGTGAAAGGGATCTTTGCTTCTATCAATTATAATTTACAATCTTCATGTGCGGTGGAGATTGAATGGGATGTTCTTTAATTTATGAAATGTAATTGTTGATTTTGTCCCGGTGGACTAATAAAATTAGAGATTGAaaaggtaaaattggattttcaaaatattctctccttttcatcttatttttaacggaaaagaggatAACAGTGGATGGAAGGATTGATTTGTTAACGGTTTGATTatataatgacgttttaataggtttttaaaatgtagagactgacttattaataatggcaatattcagggactattttttttttttttttctgtatttAAAGTTTGCAGCTGCTGAGTGAGAAACGCGAGACTGTTCACTGTCCTTTTCTCCTCTCCGCGACTCCGGTAAAAGCTTGCAACTTTACAGAAATCCGATGATGATCATGGCTAAACTGAGTTTAACGAGAACCATTTCGTTAGCCTCAGCTTTCCGGAGCTTCCACTCTCCACTGTTAATGGGTATCATTCATTCTGCAACCCTATTATTTACTTGTTCTTCCTATTCTTCTTCTAGTTCTAGATCTACTTCAAAGCGCGCACACAAAGATGCAAGCTTGAGATCTAAATTCTATTCTGCTTCTTTTAGAGACGTTGATGATGCCCTAGCTTCTTTTAATCACATCATTCTTATGCGTCCTCTACCTTCTATTGATAAATTTGGTCGATTTTTATCTGCTCTTGTTAGAATAAAACAATACCACACGGTGGTTTCATTGTTCAGAAAAATTGAGTTGTTAGGAATCTCACACGATGTTTATTCCCTTAACATCTTTATTAATTGCTACTGCCGCTTACACAATGTGGATTTTGCCTTCTCAATTTTGGGGAAATTCTTCAAACTAGGAGTGAAGCCTGACATTGTCACATTTAATACCTTAATTAATGGGCTCTGTAAAGAGGGTAAAATCAATAGAGGAGTGGAACTTTTCAATGATGTTGTTGCAAGAGGTTTTCAACCTGACATTAATACTTACAATGTGATGATAAATGCTCTGTGTAAATGTGGGAAAACAAATATGGCTATTGGATTGGTAAAGGGAATGGTTGAGAGAGGATGTGAACCAGATGCAGTGACCTATAGCACAATCATTGATAAACTTTGCAAGGATGGTCTAGTTGCCGAGGGATTGGACCTCttctctcaaatgaggaacAAAGGCGTTTCACCTAATGTTGTCACTTACACATGCCTAATTCATGGTCTTTGCAATTTCGGCGAACTGAATCAAGCTTTGTCCTTGCTGGATGAGATGATGGTGCAGAATATATCGCCAGATGTTTATACCTTTAGTATATTGATAGACAATCTGTTTAAGGAGGGCATGGTTTCAAAGGTTCAAGACATTTTCAACATGATGGTTGAGTGGGGTATAAAGCCTAATGTGGTTACTTATTGTTCATTGATGAATGGATATTGTCTCCACAACCAAGTGGATGAGGCTAGGAAGGCATTTGATCTAATGGTAAGCAGAGGCTTTGCTAATGTATTCAGCTACAACATCTTAATTAATGGATATTGCAAGTGTAAAAGGATCGATGAAGCGACAGAAATTTTTGGTCAAATGTCTCGTAAAGGTCTAGTTCCTGACTCTGTTACTTACAATACTCTTATAAAGGGCATGTGGCAAGCAGGGAGGTCCCAGACTGCATTAGAGCTTTTCAAGAACATGTGCAATCATGGTCAGCAGCCAGATAGAATAACTTTCAAAATCTTGCTCGACGGCTTGTACAAACAAGGGCCTCTTGATGAAGCACTTAACAATATTCAAAGGGAATTGTTCACTCTATAATTTGAGACTGGGGAATCTGGGATGGGAAAGGAAGATGACTCATTGTTGGTCAGTTTCACTTTTGCaatttaattttccttttttgtttTCTCCTATTTAACGCCACATTAGCAGTTTATCCATTTGCAATAATCCAAATGCTAAAGATGCTTGGAGTGTGAAATTTTTGGTTATTGGTGCATTTTATTAACAAAGAAAATTCGTGCTAGATTGCAAAAGCATTAAAGTTTCCATTTTTGAAAATGGACCTGCTTTGTTAATAAGGAAAAAATGCCTTCGTACCTCTAATTTCCTGCTAAAAAAAttgtcaaaatttatttttatggatATAAGTGTGAAACGGCGTGCTGCACCACTTAATAAAACGGTGCGTTTTAGTTGCCAACATATCCCTCGTTCGCGTTTTGCTAGTTTCACTCCCAGCTTGGGCCCACCAACAGATTCTTCACTCGTGTTTTCATGCACCTGCCAACGTATCCTTCTGCACAGAGAAATATCAGCGCAATTTCGCTGATGCATTACCTTTTAACTGAATTCTTTTTTTCCCGCTGTACTGTGTACAAAtccttcttaaaaaaaatatttatttttgtcgGATGTACAGACTGGAATACGTGCTCTATATATATTACTGTTACAAACGTTCAATTTTGCATGTAGTAGCTTGGTTAAATCTCCAAGTTCTCCTTCTGGGTTGGGAGACGTCTTGACAAGTTCGTGGCAAGATCAGCCAAATCTTTTCCACTCTCAATCGTAGCGAACAAACGCCGTGATGCCAGAAGAATGCCTGAGCTATAGGTGATGAAGCTGATAAATCCCACCAACTTTTCATGCTCAATGTCACGGACACGGCAGATTCGAACCTCAGACCCATGCGGCACCTAGCGAGCGTTTTTTAAAATCAtccataatttaaaaatattttcaaatcatgcaagctGGAATTTATTTTCAGGATTTAGGGTGTCAAACTTGCTAAGTTTAACACTTTGAGTGCCGAACAATTAGCTCTTGTGCCACATCAGCGCAAAAGAGTTGCATACATGGGATGTTCGGCATCTAATGTGTTGAATATGCCATGCAAATATTGTCCcgaaaaaaatacaaataaaagataattttacaaaattatgtGCACTTCCTTCGTATGCTTCTCGTAGACCAGTCTGGTCGAAAATTCATGTCCAGCGCTTGGTAGGCTTCCGAGTGTTTTCTAGCCTTGTTCAGTCCTAACGAGCTTCCGAGCTACTTCTCTAGTGCGAGCATTTGAGCTACTTCTCCAATGCGAGCGTCTGGGCATTTTGCACTTGGTCTTCATAGCACTCGCCTGCTCGGCGGCTCGTCCCACCCAGCAAGTCGTCTTAGCAGGTTGTCCAACCAATTTCTAAAGGTCGAGCGAGAGTCTTGAAGTCAGGCGACACTTTTGATGTTGGCACTAGTGAGACGACCTGCCTGGTGGACGAGCTGCTGAAGATGAGCTGACAAGCAGGGAGACCTACCAGGCGACCATTGTGAAGACCGTGTGTAAGGAGCTTGGATGCTCGGTAGGCCTGGACAAGACAAGAGATAGCCTAGATGCACAACGTGGCAGGTAAAGGCAAGAAAACACTCGGATGCTCGGAAGCGTGCCAGGGCAAGAGAAGCTAGGAAGCCCAGAAGGAGGAACTACAACACCCAAATTGACTTTGGCCAGGCGTTGCAAAGAAACTTAGCTCGGGCTGGTCTGCAGGGCGCGTAAAAGGAAAGGTCGGACAACCATGCCCATGCCCAGCCAATTTTAGGTCGATTGTGTATTGATTACTTAAGGACCGTGACACCTTTGGTGCTGGACGGAGCCAGCGTGTCGGCCATGTAAGCTCCAGTGCACTGATGTGGCACAAGAGCTAGTTGTTCGACATTCAAAGTGTCGAACAACTAGGCTATCGGCACTATGAGTATCGAACTTGCTTGTTCGACAGTCATATTGTCGAACAAGCAAGTTTTACACCCTGAATCCGTGAAATAGTTCTCagtttgcatgatttgaaaatattttttaaaattatgaatgatttaaaaaaaaaagctcacACTTATCTCAGTCTGTCGAACTAAGTCAGCCCCTCTTGCAGAAGTTAACCTCACAGCGGGTTAACAAGAGTGCATAGCAAGAATAGAAGCAGAACCTTGGGCAATTGAACCTCAAGGTGTTGTGGAAGTTATACAATCACTCACAAAAGGAAGCTAAGTAAATAGGCAATCAAGATGGGAAGAGTATTTGGGGCTAAGAGAAAATCCACTAAGTGATGGAAAAATTATAATGGAGGTGTACAATATGCCTAGCAGAATTTTCTGTGGCTAAAAGCCTAAAGCTTGGACTAAAAGTTTGAAACTTAAAAACTTACAAATGAACCTCATTTGGCGGTATTTATAGGCAATTGGGGCTATTTGGCCCCCTAAAATACGTGACTAACATTTTTCCACGTGTCTAACACTGGTTGAGGCTGTTTAGGAGCTTTCTGGCGCATTCTGGAATTTTCTGGCAATTTTCCACAGCTTGAACCTCGTTTCTGCCTGCCATAGGctcgctgtaatacccggctagactccggtatcagaattcctaccgtccggtggaatctcagatgtcggaaactactagaagggtaaaatcatgtttttataaaatgttttaatgtattttaaggttttaaataGGAAAGAAAtcaagttttgaatgaaaaggacaatggagggaaatccaggttcggccgccgaaccttatgttcggccgccgaaccttatgttcggccgccgaaccttatgttcggccgccgaacttgcatgagatgtggagtcaccttcggcttccgaaggtggcctggccagccacctataaaaggccccatggccaaaaatgggcgagctttcttccccatttccggccagaggtgagtccatgccctcccatggttggttttgatgattttccttagatctttcaagttttaacaagagtttagcttggttttgaagattcttggagctaagatcaagatttgaagcttggagacccaggaGTTATCTTCatccatttctccaagtttaggtcgtctctcctctcgatcttcaagaggtaagagtagatctttagctcattctatgttttaaacaagttctatgaagttatggggtagaaatgcatgcttaggttagttgattgatgttagggtaaatgttgagtttatggttaatgtatgtcgtttatgtttgtttgatgtgttgttgttggggtttaggatagtttgagacccctatatgcttatggaagtgtatatgcatgttgtagaatagctaaatgcatgattgaaaggtttgggaggcaaaatgtgcatgtggaggctgagttctgccactttggaagaactcaggttcggcagccgaaggccctttcggccgccgaacctgcctgtgga
This window encodes:
- the LOC110602088 gene encoding putative pentatricopeptide repeat-containing protein At1g12700, mitochondrial — protein: MAKLSLTRTISLASAFRSFHSPLLMGIIHSATLLFTCSSYSSSSSRSTSKRAHKDASLRSKFYSASFRDVDDALASFNHIILMRPLPSIDKFGRFLSALVRIKQYHTVVSLFRKIELLGISHDVYSLNIFINCYCRLHNVDFAFSILGKFFKLGVKPDIVTFNTLINGLCKEGKINRGVELFNDVVARGFQPDINTYNVMINALCKCGKTNMAIGLVKGMVERGCEPDAVTYSTIIDKLCKDGLVAEGLDLFSQMRNKGVSPNVVTYTCLIHGLCNFGELNQALSLLDEMMVQNISPDVYTFSILIDNLFKEGMVSKVQDIFNMMVEWGIKPNVVTYCSLMNGYCLHNQVDEARKAFDLMVSRGFANVFSYNILINGYCKCKRIDEATEIFGQMSRKGLVPDSVTYNTLIKGMWQAGRSQTALELFKNMCNHGQQPDRITFKILLDGLYKQGPLDEALNNIQRELFTL